The following DNA comes from Brassica oleracea var. oleracea cultivar TO1000 chromosome C5, BOL, whole genome shotgun sequence.
AATATTTATATTTTAGTATGTGAATTTATGTACCTTTCTACTCACGCTTTTGTTTCTATGCATTGGTTTCTTCGTTTCAACACTGCAAAAAAAAAAACTCACACAAAATGATAAACTTTCAATAGCAAAAAGGGAGTAACGTTGAGATCTTTAAATGTGATTAACGGTTTTCGGTTTACCTTTCTAACTGAAGCTGAAGCTCGATGCAAGTCCCTTCGAGTTCTTCACAACAACTCTTTCTATAATCAAACTCTACTTCAAGAGAAGACAGTTTCTTCTCCGTCTCGTTGAGCTTAGCTTCAGCTATGTGTAGCTTTGTATCAAGATCTTCCTTCATTGATCTCTCAGTTTCCATCTCAGCCTCTACTTTCTCCTTACTCTCTCTCAATGCCTTGACCTCGCCTTCTAAGCTTCTGATCTTTTCAACGGCTTCCTCAAGCTTATCCTTCAGTTCTTGCCTCTCTTCAGTTTCAACTTTCTCCACTTTTGTTAGACCCAAATGTCTCTTGATCTCATCCTTTGTCATTGGACCTGATTCCACACGAAAATAATATTACATGCTGTGGTTTCGGCCCTAAGGATTACGGGCTTCGGCCCCGAACCTCCTGGTATTCACAAAAATAAAATAAAATAAAAACCTGATTCCACATTTGATTTCCATGTGATGCAGAGAGGATCTCCTTCACCTTTCTTGGTCTCTACATCATCATCATCATCCATACATCCCAAAGCAATCTTGATGTCTTGCAACAACTCTTTAACACCGCGTTTCGATATCCTCTCTTGCTTTGATACAGCACTCAAAACAACTTGAATCCAGTCGAAAGACCCGTCGTCTTTCTCACCATCATCCTCTCCTCTTGGAGCTGCTTTCTCAGTACAAACAATAGCTAACTTCTCCATCTCATTAAAGTCATCCATAAGCAACTTCATCTCCTTCGAACCAGAAGGGCTAATGACACTATTTTCGCTTCTAATATCGAAGCTCGAAGCACTTAAAGGCTTCTGCCCGCGGCTAAGGTCTTTAATCTCCATGTTCTTCCTCATAATGATGTCCATCAGATTCTTGTTCTCGGCTCTAACGTTACCTATCTGCTCCATCAGCAGATCGTACTTAAGCTTCCGGCTCTGAGCTTCATCTCTCATCATCAAATCACTCTTATTATTCGCGTTTCTTCTTTTCATCTCTTCCCCTTCGTTCCTCATGGAGATCGACCTATCAGGAAACTTCTTGCGAAACAGGAGTCTCAGTCTTTTGCACTCGGCTTCGAGCTCCACGATCTTGTTCACGTTCCTGAGCTGCTGTTTATGCGTTAGCTCCATGGACTTGCGAGTATACTCTGTTTCCTCTGTTTTTACTTCGAGATCCTTCTCGAGAACGGTATACTCGTATCTCAAGAACGCGTTTTCTTTCTCCGTTGAGTCTAATCTCGTCATCAACGCTTCGAATTCTGATTCCACTTGAAACTTACGCTCTTGCAGGCTCACCGCGAGCTCTTTTTTGGCCACAAGAGACTTCTTTACCTGAGAGTTCTCGGCTGTTAACGTGTGAATCTTTCTCTTCATCTCGATTACATCATCAAATGCAGATTCTTCTTGTCTATCCTTCATGAAATTGTTGTTATCCAGTCTCTTTGCCTCATGATCTCTCCCAAGAAGCTCCATTCGCTGGAGAAGCTTATCACAAAAAGGCGATGAGTCTCCTCCATCCACCAAACTCATTTCTTCATCTTTCAAGAAAATCTCATCTGCTACGTCTTTATCTCCGTAAAGATTCACACGAGGATCTTTCTTAGGAGAGTTTAAGGCTACAGTTTCTAGCTTCTCGTTGAGATTTTTTCGAGCTCTCTCAGGTCTAACTCCATTTCCTGGAGGAACCGCACGTGCCTAGACACCCAAATCAAATTAATCATCACTCAAAAGACATTTACTAAGCTATCTCGAAGTTGAAAAGCAAATAAAGACAGAACATGAGTTAACTATACGACAAAGTTTTGCTCAAGAAAAATATAAAAACGTTTGAAGCAAAACTTGGCTGCTTCTGCAAGAGTTTATTTTACCTGTGGTTTGATGTTTCTTCTAGAAGAACCTTGGAGTGTTTCTGCTACAGATTCTATTTTCTTCTTCGATCTCCACTGGTTTGCATCCATTCTTTCTGTAAGATAGAGCATAAACTTAAACATACAACTTTGCATTCTAATAAGAATAATCAAAGAACAAGACCCAAGAAGATGTAAATGATCAAAGGAAGGTTTGGATGCCAGTTCTTACATAGTTTTATGTTAGAAGCCCAGCTTGATTAATTGTGTGACTAATGTCTGCAACAACAAAATATGAAGAAGAGGAGAGATGAATCTTCACAAGGAAATGAGGTAGAGGGAAGCGTCAAAGTGACTATGTGACACTGATATTAATTGTTTACGTTTCAACTCATAAATAAGCATTAAAGGAGCCAAAGATTATAGGCTTTATATAATTGTTTTTATTCTGAAGTTATAGTACAATGTTTTCTTTTTAATGAAGAAACTGTTTTAAAACCTTGCCTTTCATAAATTTTACTAAAGAAACAATCATAAAAAATATAATTCACCTATTAGTAATACCATTTCAACACTTAACAATCATTTCGTTTTTGCATTAGTAATACCATAGTTAATATGGTAATACCTACCCTTAAATGAAAGAAAGAGCAAATATTAAAAAAATGCCTGCAAATCAATTATGGGGTTAAATTAAGTCTACAAGACATTTTAGTGCTACCTAATGAAAGTGACATTTGTCTTGTAACTTTTTCTTTGATAATTACTTTTGACATCTCTCTTCTTTTAGTGGGTTTCATCAGCTTCTTCTTTCGGTTCTCCCTTTTTTTGTAGGCTTCTAACAAGCAAAATTATATTTCTAGAAGATAATATATAAACAATTCCAATGGTTTTTTTTGTCATAAAAACAATTCCAATGGTTGCCAAAAATAAATAATAAACATTTCCAACGTTAGAATTTCAACAATTTTGATTACTGGTAAACCATATACAGAAGTGTTGACCCTTTAGAAAGAAGTATACGAAAAGTGTTTGGCCAACATTGATTCTACCTAATTTAATTATTTCTGTGAAAAATATATTATAAGTTAATCATGGTTAGACAATCACCATGTCACTAGCAAGACAAGTATTATTTTCTTTCTTTTTGATTTTCTTGGAGGGCCATAGGATTCCAAATGCTCTCCAGTCTCCACCGACAGTTTTTACTACCACTACCATTCTTTAATTACCCATCATGTCGTGTTGAAAAGGAAAAGAAAATATAATATCACAAAAGTTCACAAAATGGAACGGAGAAGTGGGGAATATAGTAAAGGAGACGTTACGAAAATATTAAATTTTGGGGGGGCATATAATTTTGTGATGTCTATGAAAAGAATAAAGCTATGATTATAAAACTAATGAAGATATAACCAAAATATTAAATACACTTTAAGCCGTTAAAATGATATATATTTCTTAGTTGTCTTGTTGTTGGGGAAGAAGCCACAATGATCTTTTGTAGGTACTTGGTATAAAGACTTGTTATATAGTTTTCAAATGGATTTGCTCTGCATTATTTGCATCGGTTGAACCTAATCGCAGGCATGCATTTTATTTATTAACTATAAGAAAGCAAAATATTCAGGCATCCAAGTACTAATATCAAGCTTTATGTCAGGATCGATCCTGATGAAGAACAGTTATCTTAATATTTTAAGTTGTTAATATGTATGATTATATAACTTTTAAATCAGTATATTATTTTTTAGAATTATAAATCTCTGAACCATCTGTGTTTACCATGAGTGAACGAGTTAAATGGAACTAACCACCAACTGATTTTATGTTGGAAATTCATGACAAGTCCAGTTAGTTTTAGATTGTGCAGTAGGTTTCATTTCAAATCTGTCGTTTGTGAATAGTATTACCGTTTGTTTACTCACCCGCGCTACTGCGCTCACAGCTTTCTTATCCATTCTTATACGTCATTTTCGATTTCGTGACCAACCACTCCTTGTCCTCAAACTTCTTCCCGTTTAAAGCCTCAACAGCTTTCTCAGCATCCTCTGGATTTTCAAAACAAACAAAACCATTGCCTTTAGACTTTCCTTGACGAACTTCACCTTTCCTTATGATCAGACAGTTCGTCGTCGGTCCAAACTCTCCAAAAATCTTCTCAAGCTCTTCATCAGCCAATGACTTGGAGAAATTCTTGACGTAAATATCAGTGAAGAACCCCTTATCGTATGGAGAATCTCTCTGAAGAAAAGGTCCTACATATATTTTCTCATCGTTAAGAAGCATTCCGTTCAAATAACCAATGGCTTTGAGAGCTGATTCTTCGTTTTCATACTGCACAAAGCCAAAGCCTTTTGAACGACCAGTGTCATTATTAGTAGCCAATTTGAATCTTAGAATGGATCCAAAACTCCGAAATGTGTCGTAGAGTGCTTTGTGGTCGATGGACTCTTCAAGATTCTGTAAACAATTTCAGATTGGAGATCAAGAAACAAAAGATTTTATTCTTTGGAGTTTCACATTTCAGTTTATACCTTTATAAATATACAACCAACCCCCCGCTTTCGAAGAAAACTTGGATCATGGACATGATAAATAGCTCTAATCTCTTTTCCATTAATACCAGTGCCGTTCATCATCTCTAGTGCTCTTTGTGCTATCAACCGGTCGACCAAAGAAGAAAATCAGAAGTAGAAACATAGAAATGGTACCCTCGAGAACGCACTACTCTGACTAAAACCTAGGTTGTGATTCGTGATATATTGTAGCTAAAAAAACTTTGAAGGCTTTAAAAAGATCCTAAAGTCTTGAAATTAACGTCATATATTACCGAATGTTTTTTCTGTTAGAAAAAAAGGGAAATCAATAGTTTAGTGAACAAAAAGAAGAAAAACTGGGTTTACGTCTTTTCAAGGTTTTAGATCAATAAAACTTGCTTAGTTAACTGATTACGCGTTTAAGCACACACCAATCACCAATTAACCTAATGTGCAACAATACAGCAATCGAATGGTATGTCATTGTAGCATTTTAGCACAAGGAACTAGTGATCTATAACACCAAGAATATACAAACTTTCCTAATCTAAGCAAACAAGAAATAGATGATTTGTAACAAACTAATATCCTAGAAATATAAACAAGGTGATCTCAAATCCAATCAAGAAATAAGTGTAAGAATTCAATCAAATGCTAATGATGGATCCATGGGCAAAAATAATTAATATAAGGTGATCAAGGTTCAATCTAGGATTTTTGTTAACAAGTCTGTAGGTCTAGATCTCATTCAAAATAGATTAATCCGCTTCCGTGATAATAATCTCTATGCTAGTCATGCATCAAACATCAACTTCCGTTGGCTAACACATTCAAGCATGCATAAATCACAAGTCTACTAACCACTTAAACATCTTGGACATCAACTTCCGTTGGCCAAATATGTAAAAGACAATGCTAAGTTCATTCAAGCATTTTAACAAACACATTTGGGGCGTAAAATAGCTTAAGGTCTAGATGAGAGTGATCAAGTCTAATCTAACATTAAGAACACTTAGCAAGCATAAAACATTGTTAATGAAGCAATAAACATCCTAAATATCCACTTAATCACTATAATATATCTAATCCATGAATCACAAGGTCACTACTCACTAATCATCTTCATGAGAAACCTTAAAGTCACGTAAGTATCAAGGTTAATCATGTTAATGAGCAAGAGAAACACAAATATAAGATGAATCCTTAGATTATCAAAAGATTCAAGTTTTTACAAATTTAGACAAAATCCTAAGAGAAAATGAGATAAATTAGGATTTTTGGAGGCTAAAACTATTTATAAGAGGTTCAAATTCGTCCTGGTTCAGTTGAAGTAAACCGGGTCAAACCGGAGATAACCTGTCAACCAATTGATTTTTTGTTTTGTCTTCTCCCGAGCGGGTTATGCATCCCGTTTCACTAAGCCGCTCTGATATTGACATCAAGTGCGCGCGGCTTCTTCTTCCCGCGTTGCAGGTCCGCTCCAAGGTGCGACCGAGATATAGCGACCACAGCACCTCGCTCCTTTGAACTCGCGTCCGAGCCCACTGAGTTCCCGAGCGGTGTCTCCATCTCCTTCGTGGTTTCTCGATGTGAACCGTAACACCACCAAGTCGTCTTCTTCCTCACCATCTCGTAGCTTCACCGCGACCAAGCTTTCACGGCGAGTTCTTCATCTCCGGAGTCAAGCTTCAGTCACGGCCAACCTTTCTCAACCGCCATTGATGAACCTCGAGCTCAGGAACGATCTTCAATCAAGGCCGAGCTCGGGCATCTCCGTCATACTCTCAGCCCTCACCGCTGCGAAGCTCAACCGCGACCAAGCTTCGTCCACGGCGTCAAGTCTCCATCTCCGCCGCTCTGCTCCACCACGGATTCTCAAGTCAGGCCATCTCAGCTCGAATCTGCAACTTCTCTCAGTTATGCCAAGACCAATTCCGAGCTCAATTGCCGTCGTTAGCTCTCACCGGTGCTCATCCTCGCCGTCTTGCTCTGAACCCGTCATGGTCAGCACCGTCGTGGACGTCATGCTTCGTCGCAGAAGAAGCTCGAGGATCAACCATGGCCAGATCTAAGATTTTTTCACATATGGCCCGTCTATTTTCAGCTTTCACGAAATGACCCTAAAACTCTTGAAAAATCAGGTATATCCTCTCGAATTGACCTCTGCACTTTTGAATGTACAATTTCACCCAAACAAATATTCTGAATTTGCAGCATTGGTCCCTGTTCTCTTGTTAACATCACAGTGGACGCAAAACTTCTAAAATGTACTATTTAACCCTTGAATTTCGTCCCAAACTTCCAAATTGTGCATCCAACCCCTTATGCATGCAAATGGACATATATATGCAATCTAGACATCTAAATACAACTTAGAATGATCATAATAAGCTAAAATATGAATATAAAACTCATTAAACCAAGAGATATCAGTAACATATGAGACTTTTAAGATTTTTTTAAGTGTTCAAAGCTTTTAAAGCTATATCACCAATCACAACCTATAAAACCTGTTTTCTTTTGTGCTAAAAAAACTGATTTTAATTTAGTCACTAAAATTTCTACAATATTAAAAGCCTAAAGCAAAAAGTCATTACCAAGCACAACCCTAATTTAATCTAATCTAAACAGTAAAAACAAAAATCAAAAGTTACCATCACGAGAATGGTGAAAGCCAACGTAGCCATAGCTAGATCTATTGGTGATCGAATATCCGCAAACACGAGCAGAACTCACTTGACTTGCCTGGGAAAACGCATCGAACAGAACAGAATCTGTCACGGTCGGCTCAATATCACCGACGTACAGCAACGTATACCCTGCTTCAGCCATTTCATAAATGCTCGGTTCCCTCCACCACCACCACCAGTACGCCATGTTTTTTTCTTGTAGTTTTCTTCTCTCTTCCTTCTTTCTTTTTATTCACTACGTACGAGTACGACGAACTCAACAAACAAAAAGACAATGAGGCAATGATGCTTCAGCGAACGTTTCATCTATAGTTTTCTTGCTAACAAGAAGAAGTCAGAGGGAAGATAATCAGTCAAGGCCGGTCGTGGCTCCATTAACTTTTTGGAAGAACAATTCATCTTTGTTCTTATCTCAAATAAAAGCTCTGTTTACAATAGATTTCTATTAATAATAAAATAAAATTACAAATTAAATGTACAGAATTTCCAAAATATAAATTATTACATAAATATACGCATATATTAAAAAGAAAAGATATGAAAAGTGAATTTAACGGACTACCGAAACAACCAAACCAAAGTTTTCGGTTTTGCTTTGGTTATTCAGGTTTAACCGATCGACATCATTTTAAAATCACTTTGGTTACTGGTTCTGCTCGATTCAACCTAACGTTTATAATTTTAATCACCTAACGTTAGCCCTGGGACGGATCCGGATATCCGGGAAATTTAGGGTATCCGGATCCGGATCCGGATCCGTCGGATCCGGATTCGTGGTTTCCGGATATCCGGGTTTCGGATATCCGTCTCGATATTAACAAGCTAATATAAACTCTGTTTCTGTATATTCATCTCAAGGTTACAACGATAGTATTTATACAAGACGTAAGATCCTTAAAGATAGGAGATAACTACGACAGTATGTTTATCTGAAATATATATGTCTATCCTTATCTAATACTCCCCCTCAAGGTGGTGAGTGAAGATCTTGAACTCCCATCTTGTCCAGTAAGTAATGTAGTTGCTGACGTCCAAGCGACTTGGTCAACAGATCAGCCAACTGTTCCATCGTGCCAACGTGATGTGCTGCAATAATCCCAGCTGTAATGTAGTCTCGAACGAAATGACAGTCCACCTCCACATGTTTAGTTCGTTCATGAAAGACCGGGTTTGTTGCTATATGGATAGCTGCTTTGCTATCACAATGAAAAGGTATCGGGAACCGCTGTTTAATCCCCAAAGAATCCATGACACCGATCATCCACTTCAGTTCACTGCAAGTCATCGCCATAGCCCTATATTCGGCTTCTGCGGAGGACCGCGAGACCGTTGGTTGTTTCTTTGTCTTCCACGAAATAAGGGAATTACCCATCATGACAATGTAGCCAGTAAGAGATTTCCGAGTAAGTGGACATGCCGCCCAGTCTGAGTCACTGTAGGCAGACAGTGATAAATCACTCGAAGCACTTAGCAATATTCCACGGCCTGGAAGACCCTTTAAATATCGTACCAAACGAACAGCTGCGTCCCAATGTTTTTGCCGTGGCTTCTGAAGAAATTGAGCAAGTATATGCACTGGGTAGTTTAGTTCCGGCCGTGTGATAGTAAGATAGACAAGCCTTCCAACCAGTCTTCTATACTGTGCTGGTTCTGTATAAAACGGTCCATTATCACGCCCAAGATTGTGATACTGCTCCATTGGTGTGTCGACCGGTTTTGAACCCAGAAGTCCACATTCAGACACAATATCAAGAGCATACTTACGTTGTGACAAGTATATACCCGCTTTACTTCTTAGAACCTCAATGCCTAAGAAATAACGAAGCTCTCCCAAGTCTTTCATATGAAAAAACCGATGCAGATGTTCTTTAAACTTGGTGATAAGCTCAGAATTATTTCCACCAATAATCAAATCATCAACATAGACCAACACAAATAGTGTAGTATTGTTTCGATTTAGAGTAAACAGAGAGTAGTCTAGACGATTCTGTTTGAAGCCAAATGCAAGTAGAGCTTTAGTTAATCGTGCAAACCAACACCTAGGAGCCTGCTTAAGGCCATAGAGTGCCTTATTCAGCTTACAGACTTGATTCGGTTTAGAGGAGGCAAAGCCAGGAGGTAATTTCATGTAAACTTCTTCTTCTAGTTCACCATGGAGAAATGCATTATGTACATCCATCTGATGTAGTTCCCAGTCACGAGCAGCAGAGATGCCAAGTAAGGTGCGCACTGTATTCATCTTGACAACAGGTGCAAAGGTCTCATTGTAGTCAACACCCTCCTCCTGTTTGTTTCCACATGCTACCAAACGTGCCTTATAGCGTTCAACCGTTCCGTCCGCATTGAACTTGATTTTAAATATCCATTTACATCCAATGGCCTGTTTTCCCGGAGGTAGATCAGTGACTGTCCACGTACCGCTACGTTCCAGCGCATCTATCTCACCAGTCGCTGCGTTTCTCCACTTTTTATCTTTCATTGCTTCCTTGAATGAAGTTGGTTCAAGCTGAGCTTCAACTTTAAGAAGAAACGCCTGAACATGTGGAGCAAGACGATCAAACGATACATAATTCTCCAAGGGATAGGCACACTTACCTGAAGACGATGATGGTGGATGTGATGGGTGAAGAGCAGTCGTGGGGTTTTCATTTACTTGAGCTGTATATGTAACATACGGACCTAAGCGAACAGACTGTGTCTTAGTCCTGTGTCCTCTGCCCAGTGGTTCTGATGTTGACTGCTCGTTTGTAGTAGTCTCTTCTGTATTACTTGCTCCCCCTTGATCATTATCACCAACTGTCGCCTCCGTAGTCTTACTGGTTTCATTGGTTACAGACGGCTCACTGGTACTCGTCTGAGGGGAATTCAAAGCTCCCCCTGTCTCCGATACTGCAGTGGGAGAGACAGGATCAAAATCATCATCATAAGTCGCCGGATGTGGCGTAGGGACCGGTACATGCTCTATAGTTTCAGACAATGAGTTGGTAAGAGCAAATGGGAATATGTCTTCATGAAAGATTACATCTCTTGAATCAAAAATGCGTTCTGTTTCGAGATCACAGACCGTCCATCCTTTCTTTCCCATGGGGTAGCCAAGAAATACGCATCTAGTACTTCTTTCATCGAACTTGTCTTGTCCACGCTTTATTCGACGAGCATAACACAAAGTTCCAAATACTCTAAGATTGTCATAAGAGGGTGCTTTACCATAGAGCATCTCATACGGCGTCTTATTATGTAACAGCCGTGATGGTGTTCGGTTAATCAGATAGGTCGCCGTTAGTATGCTTTCTCCCCAAAAATGCCTTGGTACATGTCCTTGGAAGAGAAGTGCGCGCGCAACGTTCAGTATGTGTCTATGTTTCCTTTCCACTCGTGCATTCTGTTGCGGGGTCTCAACACACGAAGTCTGGTGAAGAATACCTTGAGATGCAAAGTAGCCTTTAAGAGTTATAAACTCAGACCCATTGTCACTGCGAACCATCTTTATTTTCTTGTTGAATTGACGATCAACATAGGCACAAAACGTTTTAAAGGCTTGTGGTGCTTCCTTCTTTTCTAATAAGAGTATTGTCCATACGGCTCGAGAGAAATCGTCCACAATGGTTAAAAAATAACGAGCTCCAGTTGTGGATGGTTCACGATATGGTCCCCATAAATCACAGTGAATCAAGGCAAAACACTCATCAACTTTATTAATGCTAATTGGAAAAACATCTCGAGTTTGTTTAGCTCGATGACAAGTACCACAAGAACTCTCTAAAACTCCAATATTTTTTGTAAAACCAGCGGAAGATGACAAAACTGAAAGAACACCAGAAGATGGATGACCCATGCGTGCGTGCCACAGATCTCGTGTCTGGAAAGCTTCCACATGATTTGCTTGAACAGAAACGGAACCCATGTACTTGAAAACCCCATTATGCTCTTCACCCGCACCAATCAAAGTCTTCGAGGCGAGGTCCTGTATCACACAAAACTTTTTAGTAAATAGGATGAATCCAGCAATATCTTGGAGCAGTTGAGATATAGATATGAGAGTTGCAGAGAGATGAGGAGCATAGAAGACACGTCTCAATATGAGACGACCACCAAGATTCAACTGTCCTTGTCGTGTGGCCCAAGTTATACTACCATTAGGCATTGTAATAGGAACTGGTGCGATTGTGACAACATCACTAAGTAGATTAATTTCTCCAGTCATATGGTGTGAGGCACCCGAGTCAATGATGATATCATATCTACTGTCTTTTCCAAAGAAAACAAGTTTATCTTTCTTACCAAGCTTCTCACTGGTGCTCGATTTTTGTGAATTCACAAACTGAGTTAAGGTTGCCCATTGTTCCGGTGTGAAGTTTGGAAAGCCTTGACCCTGAGCTTCAGATGTTGTGTCAGCCTGGGTATTGTATGCACGGAACCCAGATCCACGACCACCACGTCCTCTGCCTCGTTGAGACTCTCCTCCTCGTCCTCTTCCTCCTTTGTCTGTCCCTCGACCTGTTCCTGGTTTTGCGTTGTTCTCACCCCACCATTCTGGATATCCAATAACTTGAAAGCATTGATTTACTTCATGTCCTTGCTTCCCACAGTGAGAACAAACTGAATTGTTTCTTGCAAACCGAGCAGCTGCAGCCTGAGCATTGGTAATGATCTGTTGAGACTGTTGCAATGAGGTAGGTTGTGTTACCGCGGATAAACCTATTGCAGGTGACTTATCCTCATGCCGCATAACATTCAAGTGTCTCTCTTCCTGAATTATTTGCGAGTAAACCGACTCAAGATTGAGTTCAGCTTGTCTACTCAACAGATTCGAGCGTGTTGTACCAAACCGTGAATTATCCAACCCCATAAGGAATTGATGCACACGTATTTTTTCTTCTTTCTTCTCATACTTCATCACAGCTTCACACTCAGGATTTCCACAACAACACGAGAAACCCTTGTCAAAATCAGCGAGATCATCCCACATGATTTTCAGTTTGCCAAAATAAACTTCTACTGCATCACCATTCTGTTTGCAGGATGCAATCTCAGAATGCAGTTGATGTATTCTTGTATCATCAGTCATAGAAAACCTCCGTTGAAGGCTTCCCCACATAATCTTTGCGCTGTCAACCAGAGATATTGACGGTCGCAGTTTTGATTCCACACTGCTGTAAATCCAGCCAATGATCATGGCGTTCACCATATCCCACTTCTCTTCTTCTTCTGGTTTGTTCACCGGCCTTGTAAGAGTTCCATCAACAAACCCTGTTTTTCGTTTGCTTTTCAACGAATTGAGCATTAGCTTTGCCCATCTTTCATAGTTTGCTCCATTCAAAAGAATGGGTGTCAAGACTTGCCCCGTATTATCTGAAGGATGAAGATAATAAGGAGAGGCAAGAGCATTCTTATCAC
Coding sequences within:
- the LOC106295012 gene encoding filament-like plant protein 7 isoform X1, yielding MDANQWRSKKKIESVAETLQGSSRRNIKPQARAVPPGNGVRPERARKNLNEKLETVALNSPKKDPRVNLYGDKDVADEIFLKDEEMSLVDGGDSSPFCDKLLQRMELLGRDHEAKRLDNNNFMKDRQEESAFDDVIEMKRKIHTLTAENSQVKKSLVAKKELAVSLQERKFQVESEFEALMTRLDSTEKENAFLRYEYTVLEKDLEVKTEETEYTRKSMELTHKQQLRNVNKIVELEAECKRLRLLFRKKFPDRSISMRNEGEEMKRRNANNKSDLMMRDEAQSRKLKYDLLMEQIGNVRAENKNLMDIIMRKNMEIKDLSRGQKPLSASSFDIRSENSVISPSGSKEMKLLMDDFNEMEKLAIVCTEKAAPRGEDDGEKDDGSFDWIQVVLSAVSKQERISKRGVKELLQDIKIALGCMDDDDDVETKKGEGDPLCITWKSNVESGPMTKDEIKRHLGLTKVEKVETEERQELKDKLEEAVEKIRSLEGEVKALRESKEKVEAEMETERSMKEDLDTKLHIAEAKLNETEKKLSSLEVEFDYRKSCCEELEGTCIELQLQLESVETKKPMHRNKSVSRKGWDIAAASVKLSECQETITNLRKQLRALSTTETSSTMKFLHKRPSLRESIEDATAKDSSSYNSVTHNDGNNNNALIVYEPEKAKGGKMEMVPRKKQGVGFLKRLLFRKKRVSSKKYLALTM
- the LOC106295012 gene encoding filament-like plant protein 7 isoform X2, translated to MDANQWRSKKKIESVAETLQGSSRRNIKPQARAVPPGNGVRPERARKNLNEKLETVALNSPKKDPRVNLYGDKDVADEIFLKDEEMSLVDGGDSSPFCDKLLQRMELLGRDHEAKRLDNNNFMKDRQEESAFDDVIEMKRKIHTLTAENSQVKKSLVAKKELAVSLQERKFQVESEFEALMTRLDSTEKENAFLRYEYTVLEKDLEVKTEETEYTRKSMELTHKQQLRNVNKIVELEAECKRLRLLFRKKFPDRSISMRNEGEEMKRRNANNKSDLMMRDEAQSRKLKYDLLMEQIGNVRAENKNLMDIIMRKNMEIKDLSRGQKPLSASSFDIRSENSVISPSGSKEMKLLMDDFNEMEKLAIVCTEKAAPRGEDDGEKDDGSFDWIQVVLSAVSKQERISKRGVKELLQDIKIALGCMDDDDDVETKKGEGDPLCITWKSNVESGPMTKDEIKRHLGLTKVEKVETEERQELKDKLEEAVEKIRSLEGEVKALRESKEKVEAEMETERSMKEDLDTKLHIAEAKLNETEKKLSSLEVEFDYRKSCCEELEGTCIELQLQLESVETKKPMHRNKSGWDIAAASVKLSECQETITNLRKQLRALSTTETSSTMKFLHKRPSLRESIEDATAKDSSSYNSVTHNDGNNNNALIVYEPEKAKGGKMEMVPRKKQGVGFLKRLLFRKKRVSSKKYLALTM
- the LOC106345120 gene encoding polyadenylate-binding protein 8-like — translated: MMNGTGINGKEIRAIYHVHDPSFLRKRGNLEESIDHKALYDTFRSFGSILRFKLATNNDTGRSKGFGFVQYENEESALKAIGYLNGMLLNDEKIYVGPFLQRDSPYDKGFFTDIYVKNFSKSLADEELEKIFGEFGPTTNCLIIRKGEVRQGKSKGNGFVCFENPEDAEKAVEALNGKKFEDKEWLVTKSKMTYKNG